From the Mesotoga prima MesG1.Ag.4.2 genome, the window ACCTTCATATCGCCATAATGGTTCAGCACTCTCATAACAAGAATCTGTGATTGGGTCACGCCCATCTTTTTGAAATCACTTTCGAAATTCTGCTTTACAACCGACATTATCCTCTTGACAAGCGTAAGCATCTCTTGTATTCTAGAGCTTTCCTCCAACAAAACCACCTTCTATGCACATCATTCGAACTTTCGCATACGAATACTTAGACTTCGAATATTTCGTACACGAAATATATTCTACAGTAAAAGTATAGATGTGTTTATGACGAAAAAAATAGAAGTCGTAAACTTTGTGGAACAAACTAGATTTTCGGCTTCTAAGAAGTGATTTATAGGGCCTGGCAGAAGCGAGATCCGTGCAGAGTCTGGAAAAGGAAGATCCCGTACAGGAGCACTGCGGGATGACAGTTGGAGAGTCTTGAACAGGTCGTTTTCAGGGCAGGCTCTACGAGATGACAATTTCAGATGATTGTGGAGTTCTCTTGTAGGGGCGAACGGCCGTTCGCCCGAAAAAGGTCCTGGTTGGAATCTCTGCCTTTTACGCGGAAAAAAGACATACTATAGGAGTCGGTCAGTCTCTATTTTCGCTTACAGCGATTAGCGGGTCTTCGTACTTAAGCGCGTAGCGGTTCTTAGAACGGGATGCTGAAACAGGTTCAGCATGACAATTTCAGATGATTGTGCAGTTCTCTTGTAGGGGCGAACGGCCGTTCGCCCGAAAAAGGTCCTGGTTGGAACCTCTGCCTTTTACGCGAAAAAAACATACTATAGGAGTCGGTCAGTCCCTATTTTTCGCTCGCAGCGTTCAGCGCTTCTTTGATCGGGATCCCGTTTTGATCCTCTCGGTGGACGGAGGACCGTTGACGGACAACATTGTCTTGACAGCGTTCAGCGGGTTTCGGTTCTTAAGCGTACAGCAGTTCTTTGGGAGAGATCCCGCACAGGAGCGCTGCGGGATGACAAAGTGACTGGATTTAGGGGCAGACTTTCCCTTCACGTCATCCTGACAACGCTCCTGGTCAGGATCCCTGCGCCTCGCGACATTTCCGAAGTGACCTAACATTGTCATCCCGAACTTGTTTTGGGATCCCGTTTTGATCCTCTCGAAGGACGGTGGACCGTTGACGGACAACGTTGTCTTCAGAGCAATCAGCCTTACTTAACAAGCGCATCTTGTAATAACCAATGGGAGACTATGTTGAAGCGCAGAGTCATGAGACTGATTGTCTCATTCTTTCTGTTTGAATGACCAAAATTGTTGTGCCTGCCATTTGCTTATGAATCATTTTGAAAGGACGCGAATGTTCTAAGAAATTCCGCGGGCGTAACTATTGCAGTTCCTTCGAATTTCTCGACATCAAGCAGGTGATGATCTCCAGATACAATGTATTTTGCGCCTGCCTGAACCGCGCATGAAATGAACTTGGTATCATCAGGGTCTTCGATGGCGATTGAGATATCTTCAGATGAGTCAACTACTATCGAGCTATTCCTCAAGTAAGATACTAATCTGTTTAACTCATCTTCATTGATTCCGGTGATGCGGAACATTCTACGACGCGACAGGACATTAATAAGCTCCTGAAGAGTCTCTTCAGAAAAAACTAGATCAAAAGCGCCCTCTCTCCAGAGATCAAGGATTTTTGCAGGAGAACCCTTGCTAGATATGATCGCAGATATTAGAACATTGGTGTCAAGTACGACTCTTTCCATTTCTTTGACTCACTTATCTCTTCTTGACTCCTCTAATGCTTCGCGGATTTCTTCTTCAATTTCCTCTTCAGTCAAAGACTCAGCATTGGTTCTCACTCTCTGAACTAACTGAAAAAAATCTGACTTTGCCCTCTCCTTGTTGATCACTGCAACAGGCGTAAGAACAATTCTTCCTTCTTCCACTTCGACCTGTACATAGTCGCCTTCCTTCAATCCAAGAGAGTCGAATATCTGTTTTGGTATCGTGACCTGTCTACTTCTTCCCGCTTTAACTAATTCCATATAATCACCTTTCATAATATTACTATATTAGTATTATTATATCATCTGACAATTGTACACCGAAAATGTGACCCAAGGAACTAGTTAGCCCCTGTGTTTGTCTTTCAATGACTAGCAATGAAAGAGAATAGAAATGCTGAAAGAGGTTCAGATGGCAAAGCGACCTGCTTTTGACGTTAAGGTGAATGGGTTCTTCGTGTATAACGGTCAGAGGCTATTCATAAGAAGCAAGGTATGCCAGGCTTCAAATGATAAAATTGATAAGGTGAAGTATATGGCTCTGAAGCTAAGGAGCACGTGTTTCTGGGATGTGGATATCAAAAAAATGGACAAGGAGAAGGACAAGTTCTTCATTATCTCGAGGATTCTGGAATATGGGACGATGGAGGATGTTGTAAGTCTTCTTTCTGAATATGATTCTGAAGAGATTGCTGAGGTTGTCAAGAGAAGCAGGATAATCGGGAGGGCGACCGCCAATTTCTGGGGTCTTATTCTAAGTATTCCTAGATCGGAGATAACTAGATGCTTAGAACCGGAAGACTTTCATCTCAGACGGTAAATCTTCTAGATACTCTTCAAAATAAACTGCCGAATTTTTACCTTGCAGGCGATACAGCTCTGGCTATGCACTATGAACACCGTGTGAGTTTCGATCTGGATTTCTTCTCAGCTGAGTCTTACAGGCCTGAAGTGCTTCTCGAGTATTTGAAGCAGTTTGGTGTTTCAGTGGAGAATGTGAGGATTCAGACAGGTAACCTTGAAGCTGAGATTGAGGGTGTCCGAGCAAGCTCCTTTGAATACCATTATGCGCTAGTTGAACCTTTGGAGAAGTATAAGTCACTGGATGTGGCATCGGTAATCGATATCGCCGCCATGAAGCTTAGCGCTATCGCAGCAAGAGCAGAGAAGAAGGATTATTTCGATCTCGCGGAAATCCTGAAGAGAGAGCCCTCGAAGAAAGTACTTCAAGCTTTTATCAAGAAGTATGGTAGAGAAGTTGATCTTTACCATATAATAAGGGCTGTAACTTTTTTCGATGATGTGGAGGCCTCCCCCGATCCATTTGGAGCAGTCTTGACGTGGAAAGAAGTGAAAGAATTTCTGGAAGCGAAAAACAAAGAGCTATTCGATGTAGCGAAGACTTTAGTTAGGCTCGATCAAGATTAGGCATTTACCTAGCATGAGCTTTGTTTCTTGCGTTCAGCAATCAGTTCTTTGTTTCAGAGCCAGGATTTTGCTCCTAGCTTAATAAATGCAGATTCAAGTACCATTTTGCCAATTGCAGCACGCAAGGTATAAAAAAAGTTTAGCTATTTTTTACGTAGGCTCCGATTCGCTCCGTGGAGTCAAATATCCGGGGAACTGAGCCTCGCTGCCGCGAGGAAGTGATGCAGCTTCGCAGCAAGCCTATGAGGTAAACGGTAAACCGTCCACCGACAAGAACGAAAACCCGGATCTTGGGTTTAGAAAGAGCGAGATCCCGTGCAAGACCCCTGTACAGAGACCCCAAACACGAGCACTTTGGGTAGGCTAATCAGGGCAGGCTTTACGGGATGACAATTTCAGATGATTGTGCAGTTCTCTTGTAGGGGCGAACGGCCGTTCGCCCGAAAAAGGTCCTGGTTGGAAGCTCTGCCTTTTACGCGAAAAAAAGACATACTATAGGAGTCGGTCAGTCTCTATTTTCGCTTACAGCGATTAGCGGGTCTTCGTACTTAAGCGCATAGCGGTTCTTAGAACGGGATGCTGAAACAAGTTCAGCATGACTGAATGCGGCGTTTCCGAAGTGACCTCACACTGTCATCCCCGCGAAAAAGGGACAGACCACAGGACCCGGTCAGTCCCTTTTCACTCTCTCCTTCTCGTGAGCGCAACGAACGTCTCAAATACGATCTTTCTCGGCTGTTCAAGGCCTTCAGCGTCTAACGGCTTTTTGATCGAGAGGCTGAAAGACGTTAAGTATGAGATGTTAATGGATGCTGCAAATGATATTCACAGACATTTTTTTCCGAATGAGCTGCGTGATTCTATTTTAGTTAGATTGCCACTTGCCAGATGAAAAGGGTTTACATCGGACGGTGAGAGTCTAGCTATGATTGCAGTTTGATCGTGCCGTATCCGGATAGCCATTCGACGGCGTCCCTCAGGGATTCCGAGACTCTCCTTGGATTGTGGCCCAATACTTTCGAGGCTTTTTCGTGAGAATACTTGTAATTCCTGGTGAGTGTGTGGACCGTATACGGAGTGAAACAGGCCTTCGTTTTTGAGATCATGTAATAGAGTGTACTAAAGGCCGAAAGCACATAGGCGCTAGTGCTTTTCAAGAAGGTGCCGATTCTCTTTTTGCCTGTTATCTGGTGAAGGATGTCCGTAAGCTCCTGTATCGAGACGCTCTCTCCGCCGATAATGTAGACTTCGCCTGGCTTTGCCTTCACGGAGGCCTCTATTTCAGAATGGACGACATCACGGACATCTACGAAATCGAAGGATCCGTCGACGCCAACTCTAAGCCTACCGGAGGCGAAGAGCCTTATCATGTTGCCCATCTCTGAAAGCTTGTAATCGAATGGCCCTATGATCCCTGTCGGGCAGAGTACAACGGCGTTCAGGCCTTCTCTGGCGGCCGTCAATACATTCAGCACGGCTTCTGCCTTGGATTTACCGTAGACGCCGCTAGTACGCGCTGGGTTGAATGGGACGTTTTCATCTATCACGCTACCCGGTTCAAGCTCAGTAAAGGCATGTATCGAGCTTGTGTAGATCATCCTTTCGACTTTCTGCTTCTTGCATGCGCGGATTACGTTTTCTGTGCCGCCGACATTTACACTTTGAACCCGCTTTTTATCTGTAGGCATAATGGATATGAGCGCCGCCAAATGATAGACCGTGTCGATTCCTTCGCAGGCTTCTATCACAAAGTCTCTGTCGCGGACATCGCCTCGGAGGACAGTTACACCCTCCAGCTCTATCATAGAGGTATCTTCTCCAGGGAGAGCAACTGCCCTCACGCTTTCACCTCTGCTGACAAGCTCTCTGACGAGAACGTTACCAACGTGTCCGGTGGAACCGGTTACCAGTATCATGACTTATCAGGTTTGCCCCCTTCATCGGAACTGACTAGTTCTTCGTCTATAACAATCCGGGTTATTCTTTCAAATCCGTCAGTGATTATCGCCAGGTCTTCCGCACCGACTTTTCTTATAAACGTTGAGATAAGTCTGGAGAAGTTCTTTAAAAAGCTTTCAAAGAAAGCCTTACCGCGTTCAGTAAGTGTAATCATGATGACCCTTCTGTCTTCTTCAGAACGGATACGGGCGAGATAGCCTTTGCTCTCCATATCGTCAACGAGGACGGTGACATTGCTCTTTGTCATCGAGTATTCCTTTGCAAGTGAGGACATGCTCTGGGGCCCCTTCAGTGCAACGAACAAAAGAATGTAGAGCTCTATTGTCTTCATCTCTTCGGCCTCAACGTTTAAGGAAAAGAACTTCGTGAAGTTCCTTACAAGGTCGAACACCGCTTCCAGTATCTTGTCCGGGCCTAACTCTTTGGTTCTTACAGTCATTCCACACCTCCAACGAGATAATTATAACAGTTTAACTGCTGAACTATCAACATCTTTTACTGTACATATACATTACTTTCCAAGAAATAGTAGTAAAATTTTGTAAAGGGGGCAATCCACTATGATAAATCGAAGGATCTCTATCTTTATAATAGCCTTGTTTGCCGTCGTTACGGTAGTGATGGGGCTCTTCATTCTTAGAGTTGAAATAAACGTTTCCAGCGAATTCCTTCTCCCAGAGAAATCTCCCTCTAGAGAAAACATGAGAATGATGGAGGATCTATTCGGGAGGGAAAAGCAGATTATTATTGTGGTCAAGACGGACGGTCTTTTCGAGGAAGAGAACTCACTCAGGATTTACGATTTCCTCCAGAAGCTCTCTATGATCGAGGGAGTAGTCAGTTACAACTCTTATCAGGATGCTGCGAAGGTCAGTTTGATCGGCGGGACGAATGTCGAGCCTTATTTTGAGAACGGAGTTGCGAAGGAGAACGCGCGCGAGATACTGCAAAACCCGCTCTACCTCGATAACCTTCTTGACGAGAACGGTGAAGTCGCGCTGATTCCAATAAACGTAACTGAGAATGCCGATGTGAATGCGATCCTGGAAACTGCGGGTGAATCTTTTGAGGGAATGGAGTTCTACGCCAGTGGGGAGCCTATTATCGATGAAGAACTTTATGGTTCCATATTATCGCTTCTGGTAGTATATCCCCCCATCCTCTTCGGATTAATCTGCTTCATCTACTTCCTGAGGCTCGGAAGTGTGCGGGCGGCAATCATTCCCTCGATTCTTTCCATTGTCGCGGCTGTTTGGACCTACGGCTTCGGCGTGATGATAGGTTTGAATATAAACATTCTGACTTCAACTGCGGGCCTTTTCATAATTATAATCTCATCGTCTTATGGGCTGCACTTCATAGATAGGTACATCACAAACAGGAGATTTCTCGAAAGGAGCAGTGCGCTTAAGCGGACCGTGCGCGAGGAGCTGATACCAGTTTTTCTCTCGGCGCTTACAACGGCCGTAGGTTTTCTTACATTTTTAGTTAGCAGTCTAGAAGCTTTCCGGCAACTGGGGATAATGGTCTCTCTCGGGATAATGGTGAGTTCGGTGCTCGTACTCATAGCGCTTCCCGCCGTGCTCGTTTTCGTCGATCTGCCTGCGGTAAAAAGAAAGTTAAGGCTTAGGGCTCCAACACGAGAAGTCGCAAAGAACATCGACACAGTGGTGCTCGTAGTAATACTCGTCTTTGCAGTCGTCTCGCCTTTTCTGATTTCGAAAATCGATCGGAACTTCGACCAGTACGATTACTTCAAGAAGAGCTCGTCGATCGTCAAATCTGCCGAGACGATAAAAGAGGAGTTCGGTTGGAACATGCCCTTTTACGTTATCCTGAATAAGAACGGCCTCTTTACGGGCGCCGATGCTTCGGTCTTGTCTAAGCTCATTGTCGAAATAAACGAGCTCGAAGAGGTCAGGGGAGTTTCATCTATAATGGATGTTTCAAGCGCTTTCGGTATTCCGCTTCCGATACTTCAGATAGCGGCTCGCAACGGCGATCTGCCCGTCGAGCAATATATGGTTGGGAATTCAATACGGTTGCTGGTAAAGACTCCCAATACCGATGCGGTTAACTCACAGCGTTTAGAAAACGAGCTAAAAGAAATACTGGAGGACTATCCACAGTATTCTCCATACGTAGCGTCGCCACTGTTAATCATATCCGGTGTTAATAACGAGATACTTAGCAGTCAGGTCACCACAATTATCTGGGCCTTAGTAGTCATCACTCTGCTGCTTATTATCGTTTTCAGGTCTTTCAAGCTGGCACTTGTGTCGGTTCTTCCGATAGCCCTGTCGGTATTCTTCAACTTCTCTTATATGTCGATACTGGGCATAAAGCTA encodes:
- a CDS encoding putative toxin-antitoxin system toxin component, PIN family, with the translated sequence MERVVLDTNVLISAIISSKGSPAKILDLWREGAFDLVFSEETLQELINVLSRRRMFRITGINEDELNRLVSYLRNSSIVVDSSEDISIAIEDPDDTKFISCAVQAGAKYIVSGDHHLLDVEKFEGTAIVTPAEFLRTFASFQNDS
- a CDS encoding AbrB/MazE/SpoVT family DNA-binding domain-containing protein — its product is MELVKAGRSRQVTIPKQIFDSLGLKEGDYVQVEVEEGRIVLTPVAVINKERAKSDFFQLVQRVRTNAESLTEEEIEEEIREALEESRRDK
- a CDS encoding DUF6922 domain-containing protein, which encodes MAKRPAFDVKVNGFFVYNGQRLFIRSKVCQASNDKIDKVKYMALKLRSTCFWDVDIKKMDKEKDKFFIISRILEYGTMEDVVSLLSEYDSEEIAEVVKRSRIIGRATANFWGLILSIPRSEITRCLEPEDFHLRR
- a CDS encoding nucleotidyl transferase AbiEii/AbiGii toxin family protein, with the translated sequence MLRTGRLSSQTVNLLDTLQNKLPNFYLAGDTALAMHYEHRVSFDLDFFSAESYRPEVLLEYLKQFGVSVENVRIQTGNLEAEIEGVRASSFEYHYALVEPLEKYKSLDVASVIDIAAMKLSAIAARAEKKDYFDLAEILKREPSKKVLQAFIKKYGREVDLYHIIRAVTFFDDVEASPDPFGAVLTWKEVKEFLEAKNKELFDVAKTLVRLDQD
- a CDS encoding SDR family oxidoreductase, whose translation is MILVTGSTGHVGNVLVRELVSRGESVRAVALPGEDTSMIELEGVTVLRGDVRDRDFVIEACEGIDTVYHLAALISIMPTDKKRVQSVNVGGTENVIRACKKQKVERMIYTSSIHAFTELEPGSVIDENVPFNPARTSGVYGKSKAEAVLNVLTAAREGLNAVVLCPTGIIGPFDYKLSEMGNMIRLFASGRLRVGVDGSFDFVDVRDVVHSEIEASVKAKPGEVYIIGGESVSIQELTDILHQITGKKRIGTFLKSTSAYVLSAFSTLYYMISKTKACFTPYTVHTLTRNYKYSHEKASKVLGHNPRRVSESLRDAVEWLSGYGTIKLQS
- a CDS encoding MarR family winged helix-turn-helix transcriptional regulator, producing MTVRTKELGPDKILEAVFDLVRNFTKFFSLNVEAEEMKTIELYILLFVALKGPQSMSSLAKEYSMTKSNVTVLVDDMESKGYLARIRSEEDRRVIMITLTERGKAFFESFLKNFSRLISTFIRKVGAEDLAIITDGFERITRIVIDEELVSSDEGGKPDKS
- a CDS encoding efflux RND transporter permease subunit; its protein translation is MINRRISIFIIALFAVVTVVMGLFILRVEINVSSEFLLPEKSPSRENMRMMEDLFGREKQIIIVVKTDGLFEEENSLRIYDFLQKLSMIEGVVSYNSYQDAAKVSLIGGTNVEPYFENGVAKENAREILQNPLYLDNLLDENGEVALIPINVTENADVNAILETAGESFEGMEFYASGEPIIDEELYGSILSLLVVYPPILFGLICFIYFLRLGSVRAAIIPSILSIVAAVWTYGFGVMIGLNINILTSTAGLFIIIISSSYGLHFIDRYITNRRFLERSSALKRTVREELIPVFLSALTTAVGFLTFLVSSLEAFRQLGIMVSLGIMVSSVLVLIALPAVLVFVDLPAVKRKLRLRAPTREVAKNIDTVVLVVILVFAVVSPFLISKIDRNFDQYDYFKKSSSIVKSAETIKEEFGWNMPFYVILNKNGLFTGADASVLSKLIVEINELEEVRGVSSIMDVSSAFGIPLPILQIAARNGDLPVEQYMVGNSIRLLVKTPNTDAVNSQRLENELKEILEDYPQYSPYVASPLLIISGVNNEILSSQVTTIIWALVVITLLLIIVFRSFKLALVSVLPIALSVFFNFSYMSILGIKLEISTAIVAGVLLGMTIDYAIHLINRFMDTKDIYRAREEVRPAILSNTIALAAGFASLLFAPLRLFSGLGLLLAIGMLTGAIVTLTIIPKIVSKWKMSTHS